A part of Maridesulfovibrio hydrothermalis AM13 = DSM 14728 genomic DNA contains:
- the recA gene encoding recombinase RecA → MSRKTANPDELRKEALKTALTTIERKFGKGSIMRMDSDAIQAMPIIPTGSIGLDIALGIGGIPKGRITEVYGPESSGKTTLALHVIAECQKAGGTAAFVDAEHALDVKYAKRLGVNTDELLISQPDYGEQALEITDLLVRSGAVDIVIIDSVAALIPQAELEGNMGETQVGGQARLMSHALRKLTGTIHKSNSVVMFINQIRMKIGMTGYGSPETTSGGNALKFYSSVRFDIRRIQTLKDKDEVYGSRTRIKIIKNKVAPPFREALVDILYGTGMSREGELIDLGVEHGIVDKSGAWYAFGSERLGQGKENVRQLLLETPELRQQIEDKLLIHLGVKEAPEEKVDVETPAE, encoded by the coding sequence ATGAGCAGAAAAACCGCAAATCCCGACGAGCTTCGCAAAGAAGCCCTGAAAACAGCACTTACCACTATTGAACGCAAGTTCGGTAAGGGGTCCATCATGCGCATGGACTCAGATGCAATCCAGGCTATGCCTATTATCCCGACCGGATCTATCGGCCTTGATATAGCATTAGGTATCGGCGGAATCCCGAAGGGCAGAATAACAGAAGTATACGGCCCGGAATCTTCAGGTAAAACAACTCTGGCCCTGCATGTTATCGCAGAATGCCAGAAAGCAGGCGGAACTGCCGCATTTGTCGACGCTGAACACGCGCTCGACGTAAAATATGCTAAACGCCTCGGTGTAAATACCGATGAACTGCTGATCTCCCAGCCGGACTACGGAGAGCAGGCACTTGAAATTACAGACCTGCTGGTTCGCTCCGGAGCTGTGGATATTGTTATCATTGACTCCGTTGCCGCGCTTATCCCGCAGGCTGAACTTGAAGGCAACATGGGTGAAACTCAGGTAGGCGGTCAGGCAAGACTTATGTCTCATGCCCTGCGAAAGCTTACCGGTACCATTCATAAATCCAATTCGGTTGTCATGTTTATCAACCAGATCCGCATGAAGATCGGTATGACTGGATACGGCAGCCCCGAGACAACATCCGGTGGTAATGCTCTGAAATTTTATTCTTCTGTTCGTTTTGATATCCGCAGAATCCAGACTCTGAAAGATAAAGACGAAGTCTACGGTTCCCGCACCCGTATCAAAATCATCAAAAACAAAGTTGCACCGCCTTTCCGCGAAGCACTTGTTGATATCCTTTATGGTACAGGCATGTCCCGCGAGGGTGAACTGATCGATCTGGGAGTTGAGCACGGTATCGTTGATAAAAGCGGTGCATGGTATGCCTTCGGATCTGAAAGACTGGGACAGGGTAAAGAAAACGTGCGTCAGCTTCTGCTGGAAACACCGGAACTGCGCCAGCAGATTGAAGATAAACTGCTTATCCACCTTGGAGTCAAAGAAGCCCCCGAAGAGAAGGTTGACGTAGAGACTCCCGCAGAGTAA